One region of Planctomycetota bacterium genomic DNA includes:
- a CDS encoding UbiA family prenyltransferase: MINKLKRFIDSIENTKLGFGWWIITFSCIILVRNFLEGILEIDKTIGFIDDPYASIMRFFSHYPLFYLSQFFILVILLRLLTKERIEKISKTVIVFWIITWFPPVFDFFFSGGKGENAVYFFTVNEVWNFFINCANPLVSFPKNAPPGIRIEFVLVSLLAIIYVFTKTKKLIKSIAGAILFYLSFTVYAAGFLAILAHIWNAIFPQLPPLNTGTPFEKIYNDSPSLIIRSDQRVSLIFLLVIMVAIFIWYFLYDRNKCLALLKNIRLTRCIHFCGLVLGGILLGYLAERNNLLGVFSNPIDYLACIGLCLAIFFAIQSLIVVNDIFDIESDRISNPNRPLTQGIIPLDEYKTIGLVYFLLMGYFAANISYLSLVITLFFSALYLIYSIPPFRLKRIFPFNMMVIGINSLVAMLLGYALLGGSKTVEKFPKELMILVPLSFSLAANIITIKDVKADKQAGVITLPVLLGEKIGRIIIAFLVLAAYLAVPLILGIPQLWLASILFGILAGFWILRKKWQETPFFISYFIYLAIVFYAIGMSSKYI; encoded by the coding sequence ATGATTAATAAACTAAAACGTTTTATTGACTCTATCGAAAACACCAAGCTTGGTTTCGGCTGGTGGATAATTACTTTTTCATGCATCATTCTGGTCCGAAATTTCCTCGAAGGGATTTTGGAGATTGATAAAACCATCGGGTTTATAGATGACCCCTATGCATCTATAATGAGGTTTTTTAGCCACTATCCCCTTTTCTATCTTAGCCAGTTTTTCATCCTGGTAATCCTGCTCCGGTTGCTTACAAAGGAGCGGATAGAAAAGATATCCAAAACAGTCATAGTATTCTGGATTATCACCTGGTTTCCGCCTGTTTTCGACTTCTTTTTCTCCGGAGGCAAGGGGGAAAACGCCGTATACTTTTTCACGGTCAATGAAGTCTGGAATTTCTTTATTAACTGCGCCAATCCGCTGGTAAGTTTTCCCAAAAACGCACCCCCGGGCATCCGGATAGAGTTTGTGTTGGTTAGTTTATTAGCCATTATCTATGTTTTTACCAAGACTAAAAAACTGATTAAATCAATTGCCGGTGCGATTCTATTCTATTTGTCTTTTACCGTTTACGCCGCTGGTTTCCTGGCTATATTGGCGCATATATGGAATGCAATTTTTCCGCAACTTCCTCCGCTTAATACCGGAACGCCTTTTGAGAAAATATATAACGACAGCCCCAGTTTGATAATCAGGTCAGACCAAAGGGTCTCTTTAATTTTCCTGCTCGTTATAATGGTTGCGATATTTATCTGGTATTTCTTGTATGACCGCAATAAGTGCCTGGCGCTTTTAAAGAATATAAGGCTAACCAGATGCATTCACTTCTGCGGGTTAGTCCTTGGAGGAATACTATTAGGCTATCTTGCGGAAAGAAATAATTTACTTGGAGTATTTAGCAACCCGATAGACTATCTTGCCTGCATAGGGCTATGCCTGGCAATCTTTTTTGCCATCCAGTCTTTGATAGTCGTGAATGATATCTTTGACATTGAAAGCGACCGTATCTCCAATCCAAACCGGCCGTTAACACAGGGAATTATTCCATTGGATGAATATAAAACTATTGGATTGGTTTATTTCCTGTTAATGGGTTATTTTGCGGCTAATATTTCATATCTTTCTCTGGTAATCACCCTTTTCTTTAGCGCTTTATACCTGATTTATTCTATTCCGCCTTTCAGGTTAAAACGTATTTTCCCGTTTAATATGATGGTGATAGGAATAAACTCTTTGGTGGCGATGCTATTGGGTTATGCTTTGTTGGGAGGCTCAAAAACGGTAGAGAAATTTCCTAAGGAGCTTATGATACTGGTCCCGCTAAGTTTTTCCCTCGCGGCTAATATTATTACCATTAAAGATGTTAAAGCTGATAAGCAAGCAGGAGTAATCACCCTGCCGGTTTTGTTAGGGGAAAAGATAGGGAGGATAATTATTGCTTTTTTGGTTTTAGCGGCTTATCTGGCTGTTCCGTTAATTTTAGGCATACCTCAATTATGGCTGGCTTCTATCCTGTTTGGAATACTGGCTGGCTTCTGGATTTTAAGAAAGAAATGGCAGGAAACGCCGTTTTTTATCAGTTATTTTATTTATTTAGCAATCGTATTCTATGCGATTGGCATGAGCAGTAAATATATTTAA
- a CDS encoding DNA polymerase IV: MLNERYIVHVDMDAFFAAIEQRDNPSLRGKPVIVGSDPKGGKGRGVVSTCSYEARKFGIHSAMPISEAYRRCPTAIFLPVDMEKYSRVSGEIFKLLYEFTPVIEPVSIDEAFLDITESYKIFGTPLKTCALIKERIKKETGLTASLGMAPVKMVAKIASDLKKPDGFVEVKAGKVREFLNPLPIRKLWGLGEKSEIIFNRMGIKTIGQLARMDEEKLVEILGENGRHLLSLSKGIDPREVVTEYETKSVSKEFTFDVDTLDKKKIEATLMLLCEGVSANLRAEGLKGRTITLKIRLEGFETYTRAATITEPTNFEDVIYQEIKTLYNKFETRGKRIRLLGVKVSHFGEVGIQTNLFEKPDRKKEELHKALDAIKKKFGDDAIHRATVIKNKDESQTS, translated from the coding sequence ATGTTAAACGAGCGCTATATCGTCCACGTTGATATGGATGCGTTTTTCGCCGCTATCGAACAGCGGGATAATCCGTCCTTGCGCGGGAAACCGGTTATTGTAGGTTCCGATCCTAAAGGGGGCAAAGGCCGTGGCGTAGTCTCCACATGCTCATACGAGGCGCGCAAGTTCGGAATCCATTCCGCCATGCCTATCTCGGAAGCCTATCGCAGGTGCCCCACCGCCATCTTTCTCCCCGTTGATATGGAAAAATACTCGCGCGTCTCAGGCGAGATATTCAAACTGCTCTATGAATTCACTCCGGTCATCGAACCCGTCAGCATTGACGAGGCGTTTCTGGATATCACGGAAAGCTATAAAATCTTTGGAACGCCGCTCAAGACCTGTGCATTAATCAAGGAACGCATCAAAAAGGAAACGGGATTGACTGCATCGCTCGGGATGGCGCCGGTCAAGATGGTTGCCAAGATTGCCTCCGACCTAAAAAAGCCCGATGGCTTTGTCGAAGTGAAAGCGGGCAAGGTGCGCGAGTTCCTGAACCCACTGCCTATCAGAAAACTCTGGGGATTGGGGGAAAAGAGTGAAATCATTTTTAACCGAATGGGGATTAAAACCATCGGCCAACTCGCCCGGATGGATGAAGAGAAATTAGTTGAGATACTCGGAGAAAACGGGCGGCATCTGCTCTCCCTCTCTAAAGGAATCGACCCGCGGGAAGTCGTGACCGAATATGAAACCAAATCCGTCAGCAAGGAATTCACCTTTGATGTTGATACGCTGGATAAGAAAAAGATAGAAGCGACCCTGATGCTCTTGTGCGAGGGGGTCTCGGCTAATCTGCGCGCGGAGGGATTAAAAGGCCGGACCATCACCCTGAAAATCCGGCTGGAAGGCTTTGAAACTTACACGCGGGCGGCAACTATAACTGAGCCGACGAACTTCGAGGACGTGATTTACCAGGAAATAAAAACGCTCTATAATAAGTTTGAGACACGAGGGAAAAGGATTCGGCTTTTGGGGGTGAAGGTTTCGCACTTCGGCGAGGTGGGAATACAAACGAACCTCTTCGAAAAGCCCGACCGGAAAAAGGAAGAACTCCACAAGGCGCTTGACGCCATCAAGAAGAAGTTCGGCGATGACGCCATCCACCGCGCCACGGTAATAAAAAATAAAGACGAGTCACAAACCAGTTGA
- a CDS encoding DUF4082 domain-containing protein: MGKLTIGVLVIVFIISGSLHAETFIENFSTTTNKDAGNTTANWDTATGLLKLPGSGATSEKPLSTNTFPTSSLAAVYEIGWRFIPQVNGQITALGRYDDASHNNTIITLWNDSGGQLAQVTVVNSAGWSWAALGTPVNVTAGTAYRVSLWCSTGYKYGAWAQPQIRGNIQITSYCYLVNTHAYPNLTGTGYMYGVPDIEFTVGGGYQTPKTGQSTKINTTFDTIQAVNLSVSGTLPANTAITYEITANAGTNWYQITPTAQGNEFIIPQVGRGNDLRWRANLSTANTNVTPSLDQLIITYYTGSALVTTTNWTGLVNTNPIKMGQSIAYIKFDAKTDSGTACWKRFRVDKGLKTYTNSACPDNKIEVQVWCDTNTNGFWDTGDTFIAKGNFTNGTCYLNMNRWQVTTTSKTYYIVYKLANDIGGGQRAGVSVKDSSYLEFENATCVGVP, translated from the coding sequence ATGGGTAAATTAACCATTGGTGTTCTTGTCATCGTCTTTATCATCTCTGGCTCTCTCCACGCCGAAACGTTTATTGAAAACTTTTCGACCACCACCAACAAAGACGCCGGCAACACTACGGCTAACTGGGATACCGCAACCGGTCTTTTAAAACTTCCGGGAAGCGGTGCGACATCCGAAAAACCTTTAAGCACGAATACATTCCCTACTTCATCCCTTGCCGCTGTTTATGAAATAGGTTGGCGATTTATCCCTCAAGTCAATGGTCAAATCACCGCCTTAGGCAGATATGATGATGCGTCTCATAATAATACTATTATTACGTTGTGGAACGATTCGGGCGGACAACTGGCCCAGGTAACGGTGGTAAACAGCGCCGGATGGTCATGGGCGGCCTTAGGTACACCGGTCAATGTAACGGCCGGCACTGCTTACCGGGTAAGCCTTTGGTGTTCGACTGGCTATAAATACGGCGCATGGGCTCAACCACAAATCAGAGGAAATATCCAAATAACCTCATATTGTTATCTTGTGAATACCCATGCGTATCCTAACCTTACGGGGACAGGCTATATGTACGGAGTCCCTGATATAGAATTCACTGTTGGTGGCGGTTACCAAACACCTAAAACCGGACAATCTACAAAAATCAATACAACCTTCGATACCATTCAGGCGGTTAACCTGTCCGTTTCAGGTACTCTGCCGGCGAATACCGCCATTACTTATGAAATCACCGCCAACGCCGGGACAAACTGGTATCAAATCACGCCGACCGCGCAAGGGAATGAATTTATTATTCCTCAAGTCGGCAGGGGAAACGACCTTAGGTGGCGCGCGAATTTATCTACTGCTAATACCAACGTTACGCCGTCCTTGGACCAATTAATAATCACTTATTATACAGGCAGCGCTTTAGTCACCACCACCAACTGGACGGGTTTGGTTAATACGAATCCGATTAAAATGGGTCAATCAATTGCTTATATCAAGTTTGATGCCAAAACCGATTCAGGAACCGCATGTTGGAAGCGTTTTCGTGTTGATAAAGGGCTGAAAACATACACAAACTCTGCCTGCCCGGATAATAAGATTGAAGTCCAGGTTTGGTGTGATACAAATACCAACGGCTTCTGGGATACCGGCGATACGTTTATCGCCAAAGGTAATTTTACTAACGGCACTTGTTACCTCAATATGAACCGCTGGCAGGTAACGACCACCTCTAAAACATATTACATCGTGTATAAGCTTGCTAATGATATTGGAGGTGGTCAACGTGCCGGGGTAAGCGTGAAAGATAGTAGTTATCTTGAGTTCGAGAATGCTACATGTGTAGGTGTTCCGTAA
- a CDS encoding PD40 domain-containing protein encodes MCPQGQNLCPQWQNLCSQGQNLCPQRQNLCPQGQNSCPEILRGTPDRKKLLENKDSNQPACCLLAPIIKPFSDTLKEACKNKNQVIKDRANQVRLSLLASVKSKIIYISGSALHIKDIIGNDSPIINFNDITDLPSICSKCNIAVNQAGDKILFVGYDREKNRDIYKLDITEKKCYRLTEDTADDFAPSWSPDGTKITFTSTRDGNDEIYVMDADGKNQKRLTENKTNDSMPVWRPDGTFIAFISDRDGTNTIYTMNPDGTNQQKVLSLKADNISALGMHPDGTKIAFASNRSGKYEIYTAGGMGDEITQITKCPEEFEFVGSPIWSPDVTQIAFAAKVKGQHEIYIMPARPSGGNVDGSNMRNISNNPEADDLSPAWIPSDLKKLSILFSE; translated from the coding sequence TTGTGCCCACAAGGGCAGAACCTGTGCCCGCAATGGCAAAACCTGTGCTCTCAAGGGCAGAACTTGTGCCCGCAAAGGCAAAACCTGTGCCCGCAAGGGCAGAACTCGTGCCCCGAAATTCTTCGGGGTACCCCCGACCGTAAAAAACTGCTGGAAAACAAAGATTCTAACCAACCCGCATGCTGTCTCTTGGCTCCGATAATCAAGCCGTTTAGCGATACTTTGAAGGAAGCGTGCAAAAATAAAAACCAGGTGATTAAAGACCGGGCCAATCAAGTTCGCTTGAGCCTTTTGGCTTCGGTTAAATCAAAAATCATTTACATTTCCGGCAGTGCCTTACATATAAAGGATATAATAGGCAACGATTCCCCGATAATCAATTTTAACGATATAACAGATTTGCCATCTATCTGTTCGAAATGCAATATCGCGGTCAATCAGGCTGGAGATAAAATCCTGTTTGTCGGCTATGACCGGGAAAAGAACAGGGATATTTATAAGCTGGATATAACAGAGAAAAAATGTTATCGGCTTACAGAAGATACGGCAGATGATTTTGCCCCTTCTTGGAGTCCGGACGGAACTAAAATCACATTTACTTCAACTCGGGATGGCAATGATGAAATATATGTAATGGATGCGGACGGAAAAAATCAAAAGCGTCTTACGGAAAATAAAACTAATGATAGCATGCCTGTCTGGAGGCCGGATGGCACATTCATTGCTTTTATTTCCGACCGTGATGGAACAAACACCATTTACACGATGAATCCTGACGGGACAAACCAGCAGAAAGTTCTTAGCCTTAAAGCGGATAATATTTCCGCTCTCGGAATGCATCCGGATGGGACTAAAATCGCATTTGCCTCCAACCGGAGCGGAAAATATGAAATATACACAGCCGGAGGAATGGGCGATGAAATAACACAGATAACCAAATGTCCGGAAGAGTTTGAATTCGTCGGCAGTCCAATCTGGAGTCCGGACGTCACGCAAATCGCGTTTGCCGCAAAGGTAAAAGGGCAACATGAGATTTATATAATGCCTGCCCGTCCGTCAGGCGGGAATGTGGACGGCTCAAATATGCGCAATATAAGCAATAATCCAGAAGCTGACGATCTTTCGCCCGCTTGGATTCCATCCGATTTAAAAAAGCTTTCTATCTTATTTTCAGAATGA
- a CDS encoding sigma 54-interacting transcriptional regulator — protein sequence MKDKQLSEYLEKISSFGGKSNWQKVRHLGETAVKKLATLHYTPQEEFTLYRQMGLAYYNLVEYPRSVDIFYKAYLVASRNSFPPIQVAYAHYSLGLGFLVMHHIKQSLAQLLKVEQYYQKYGDATPPMNRNKYYFSLIYIALCHLYNNEIDKAREVIEQKLAGPMETESNGIILNSYHHLKGEYAYAIKDYVASRKAFNECVKISEEFKFPRGILEAKVHIVTLDILEGHLDSAVRLATSIFQDARRIKYNELVCEAGLLLSKCYSLFRQPNKAQAIEKRIKPLLRKLDIIWFYEKTREFELLYQQMETSVNLPQAMHPDTASRETWLTRTKPLPEVLAQAINHCSAQMPYKSVIIGNAPPMREVCQLINRIGPTDLPVLIQGETGTGKELVAHAVHHLHNLRSSKPLLAFNCGAFPETLIESELFGHTKGAFTGASEKKKGYIELASGGSLFMDEVANMSSSMQQKLLRVLEEKQVWPLGAEKAIPINTRFIFASNRNLDNLVRQKLFREDLFYRINTIVITLPSLRDRKDDIPLLIQHFLAKYSPKDARHSAQPPVGITQDAQRLLTTYSWPGNVRELENEAKKICVLYPDAKLIKDDMLSDAIRACKPTSEYLSNNRLTLKEQRADWERNTIKETIKKCSGNITKTASRLGLDRSGLYKKMRELNIPFKDVD from the coding sequence ATGAAAGATAAGCAATTATCAGAATACCTCGAAAAGATTAGTTCATTCGGGGGAAAAAGCAACTGGCAAAAAGTAAGGCATCTCGGGGAGACGGCCGTAAAAAAGCTGGCGACACTCCATTACACACCCCAAGAAGAATTTACGCTCTACCGCCAGATGGGACTGGCTTATTATAATCTGGTGGAATATCCCCGTTCGGTTGATATTTTCTACAAGGCCTATCTGGTAGCCTCGCGCAATTCATTCCCGCCAATACAAGTAGCTTATGCCCATTACAGCTTAGGGCTTGGTTTTCTTGTAATGCACCACATCAAGCAATCTTTAGCGCAATTACTGAAGGTGGAACAATATTACCAAAAATATGGCGATGCGACCCCGCCGATGAACCGGAATAAGTATTATTTCTCACTTATCTATATCGCTCTTTGCCATCTCTATAATAATGAAATAGACAAAGCACGGGAGGTAATCGAACAGAAACTTGCCGGCCCGATGGAAACAGAATCGAACGGCATTATTTTAAATAGTTATCATCACCTGAAAGGCGAATATGCCTACGCCATAAAAGATTATGTCGCATCCCGCAAGGCTTTCAACGAATGCGTTAAAATCAGCGAGGAGTTCAAATTCCCGCGCGGCATCCTGGAAGCAAAGGTGCATATAGTCACCCTTGATATCCTGGAAGGACATTTGGATTCTGCCGTCCGGCTGGCAACCAGTATCTTTCAAGACGCCCGCCGGATAAAATATAACGAACTCGTTTGCGAAGCCGGATTGCTTTTAAGTAAATGTTATTCCCTCTTCCGCCAGCCGAACAAGGCGCAGGCAATCGAAAAACGTATCAAACCGCTTTTACGGAAACTGGACATCATCTGGTTTTATGAAAAAACCCGGGAGTTTGAACTGCTCTATCAACAAATGGAAACAAGCGTCAATTTACCGCAGGCAATGCATCCCGATACTGCGAGCCGGGAGACGTGGCTGACCCGGACAAAACCACTGCCGGAAGTGCTTGCCCAGGCGATTAACCACTGTTCCGCGCAAATGCCTTATAAAAGTGTGATTATCGGTAATGCACCGCCGATGCGGGAGGTTTGCCAGTTGATTAATCGGATTGGCCCGACCGACCTGCCCGTTTTAATCCAGGGGGAAACCGGGACGGGCAAGGAACTTGTGGCCCACGCGGTTCACCACCTCCATAATCTGCGTTCATCCAAACCGTTATTAGCTTTTAATTGCGGGGCTTTCCCGGAGACCCTGATTGAAAGCGAACTCTTCGGGCATACCAAAGGCGCCTTTACGGGGGCAAGCGAGAAAAAGAAAGGCTATATTGAACTGGCGTCCGGGGGATCGCTTTTTATGGATGAGGTCGCCAATATGTCTTCATCAATGCAACAGAAACTATTGCGGGTCCTGGAAGAAAAACAAGTTTGGCCGCTGGGGGCGGAAAAAGCGATTCCTATCAATACCCGCTTTATTTTTGCTTCCAACCGAAACCTTGACAACTTAGTCCGCCAGAAACTTTTCCGGGAAGACTTGTTCTACCGGATTAATACAATTGTCATTACTCTTCCATCCCTGCGTGACCGCAAGGACGATATCCCTTTGCTAATCCAGCACTTCCTTGCTAAATATTCTCCTAAAGACGCACGACACAGTGCGCAGCCTCCCGTAGGGATAACGCAGGACGCACAACGCCTCCTCACCACCTATTCCTGGCCAGGAAATGTAAGAGAACTGGAAAATGAGGCCAAAAAGATTTGCGTGCTGTATCCTGATGCCAAATTAATCAAAGACGATATGCTTTCCGATGCTATCCGGGCTTGCAAACCAACCAGTGAATATTTATCAAACAACAGATTAACCTTAAAAGAACAGAGGGCAGACTGGGAACGGAATACCATCAAAGAAACCATAAAAAAATGCTCCGGCAATATCACCAAAACCGCCTCCCGGTTAGGATTAGACCGTTCCGGCTTATACAAAAAAATGCGGGAATTAAACATCCCGTTCAAAGATGTAGACTAA